From Oculatellaceae cyanobacterium:
CGACTGGCTTCTCGCGTCACGAATCGCTTCACGGAAGTTGCTGCTATTACTCATTTGGCTTCCTCGGAAGTTTACAAAAAGTTAACAAAAAAAACTTACTAATCATCTTGATTTTGACGTATATCCTTGCCGATTCGCTAGTGATGAATCAGCGATCGCTATTTTAGAGCAACTCAAACACCCATGTTTACTCAACAACTTAACTACTTAAATCAACAACTCTAAAGAAAAATTTCCCGATTGTAAGTTGTGTTTTGTATCTTTTTTTATCAAGTGCGTACTATCCCATTATAATTTACTTTTTTTTAGTTTGCTTGACTCTATAATCTGCCTTTTGGTTGATGCTTCCAAGCCTAAAATTATAGAATTAAGAAGGTCAAGGTAATTAAACGTAAAACTCAATTTGCGTATTTCTACGGAAGTTTATAGCCTGAGCTACGCTTAATTCAGTAAAACGACTATGGCATATATCTCTAGACATTCAGAGAATAAATTTAGACTCAAAACAAATGATTCCGCTCTTTCCTAATTCTTAAATGAAGTAGGTTCCGACCCACAGAGGCATTTTGATGATGGCGACTCAATCCCCTTCCCGCTCTAACTCAATAAATCTTTTGATTGCTTACCACCAAAATCCTTCAGTTGCACTTCGCAATCGGTTGGTGTTGATGAATGCTGGGCTGGTGCGCCAAATTGCTCATCGAATCAGCTATCAATGTGCGGAACCTTATCAAGATTTAGAACAAATCGGTTATTTTGGGCTAATCAGAGCAATCGAGCGGTTTAATCCCAATCAAGGCTGTGCTTTTAGTTCTTTTGCCGTGCCTTATATTCGTGGCGAGATTCTGCATTTTCTACGCGACAAAGGTAGTGTAGTCAAAATTCCTCGTCGTTGGCAAGAACTGCAAAAAGAAGGTCAAAAAGTCCGTCACGAGTTATTTTGTAGTTTAGGAAGAGCCCCTAGAGATGCGGAAATTGCTGAAGCACTGAATGTATCTGTTCAAGAATGGCGTGAAAGTAAGTCTGCCGCTCAAAATCGTTTACCTTTAAGTTTGGATGCTACGATTGGTCAGACAATGGATTATCCAGTGACTTTAGGAGAAACACTGCCTGATCCCCATGACCAAGCTATGCGGCATTTTGAAGAAGATAGACATCAGTTGGAAGGTGCTTTAAGTCACTTAGAAGAAAAAACTCAAGCAGCTATTGAGTATGTGTTCTTGCGTGAGTTACCTCGCAAGGAAGCAGCAAAGCGGATTGGTGTAAGTCCGATGACAGTAACACGCCATCTGCAAAGAGGAGTTGAGCAGTTAGTAACGCTTTTGCAAGCTCCGAATGCAGAGCGTTTGGCTAGTTGAGGTGAGCGATCACTTAATATAACTCTGGAATTAATTATGGTTGTCAACTGATTATAATATTTATTAACAAATTACAAATCCCAAAGCTTAAAGCTTTGGGATTTTGGTTTAAAAGTTTAGTAATTAAGCTTGCTTTATACACGGGCAAAATCTGATCTTGCACCGATGGTAGATTGATTCTTCGTCAACAAACGAGTTGACTATCAAATGCTATTTAGGCAAGTTGGAAATGGCGCTTTTTTCGTTGTTCTAGATCTCGCAAAATTTCAACGACCAGTTGCGCCTGTTGTGGGGTGAGTTTATTTACTGCACTACCCCAAAGCCTGATTAACTCATCCTGGTGAGTATTATTGCTAGAAACAACAGCCATAGTTGACTACCCACTATGATTCATTCCTTCAGCATACATCACCATCAAAACGTATGCCTACGGATATATACTTAAAAAACCGCTTATGATGTATATATTTGCTACAAAAATTGAGCCTCCATAGCCCACCTTTCTTAGCCTGGGGCTGAGATTTTCTTCACCGTGTGCCACTCCAAGCAATGGGAGGGCTACAGTATGAAACCCACGATTCAGCACTGGCAGTGGTGCGTGTTTCTTCATCAAGAACTTTAACAACTTTGTTATAGATGTCTTCTGCCTGCTGTAGTGAATCACCAATACTGGTTAATCCCAATTTACCAAACTCAGATAAGCAACCCATTAGATGAAAAACTGTACCTGTTTCAGTACTGGTATCAAAGTGCAATCTGTGGTGTGCAATGATATCCATCAAATCATTAGGCAACAAACCTCGATAGCGTTCTTTGTGCAAGTTATCAGAGGCAACATAATATTTGGGACGACCTTGTTGGCTATAAAACAAACCAGTGGAAAGGTCATAACGACCATTAGTTAAAAACTTTAAAGTCATAAACGGATGGGTAGTGCCACCTTTACGCAGGTTGATTTCTATAGCTTGCAGATCCCAGTCTGTATTACCCTGTTTATCTGTATGACGCACCGCCATAAAATCTATACCGAAGCGTTCTAAAGCACCTTTTTTAGCTAAATTTCGCCCAATTTGTAATCCTAAATCTTGTAAGCGTAAGCGGTAAGTTTCATCGGCTGGAAATTTACAACCGAGAAAAATTTGACCATCTGGCCCACCTAATATTTGGTCGTGAGTTGAAAGAATTTCAACTTCTCCTTGAGGTGTAATGCGACCTTGTACACTAGGCGATCGCTTTTCTTCTCCTTCAACAAATGCTTCTACAATTGCTCCTAATTCTGGTATCCGACTAGAAAAATTTGACCAAGTTTCTGCTTTAGCTTGAAACCCTAATTGATGGAAGCGATCGCGGATTGCTATTACCCGTTCTGCATGGTTAGCTTTACCTGGAACTAGGTTTTCTAGCGGTCTAAGATCCAGAATTGCATTTCCTTCACCAGAAAATCCTTCGTTAAGTTTAACTACTATTCGCTGCAAGTTTGGTTGGCGTTCCCACAAATCTGCTGCTGCTTGGGCTAAATCCTGTTCATTCCAAACTCTCTCGCTACCATCAGGAAGGGGAACACCGCACTCAGCAAAAATTTGGCGACTGCCACTTTTAGTACCCCAATACAACAATTCTGGATCAAGTGCAAATAAAGGTACTTCCAGTTTTACTGCCAAATCTCGCTCTAATTCGGTAGAGTTATAGCAAATCATGAAAGAATTATCTGGTCGTAATGCTTTGCGTATGCGCTCCATTAAGCGGGGACGCTCTAAAATTTTTTGTGTTAGTGGTTTGAGAGAGGAATCATAGGTAGAAAATAGCAGCAAGCGATCGCGTGCATGGGAAAACGGAATTCCTGGTAATAGTTGTAAATAGTAATCAATTACTATTGGTGGCAAAGGCTGAGAAGTAACATAAATTAGCCTGGTGCGGGGATTCCACAGGCGAATTAAAGAAAACAGTAACCTTTCTTCATAATGAATTTGACCCTCAATTTTTCTGAGTTCTCGCTGATCTAAACTCACCGAGGGAATAACTAAAATATCACCGTCACTGTCTT
This genomic window contains:
- a CDS encoding RNA polymerase sigma factor SigF translates to MMATQSPSRSNSINLLIAYHQNPSVALRNRLVLMNAGLVRQIAHRISYQCAEPYQDLEQIGYFGLIRAIERFNPNQGCAFSSFAVPYIRGEILHFLRDKGSVVKIPRRWQELQKEGQKVRHELFCSLGRAPRDAEIAEALNVSVQEWRESKSAAQNRLPLSLDATIGQTMDYPVTLGETLPDPHDQAMRHFEEDRHQLEGALSHLEEKTQAAIEYVFLRELPRKEAAKRIGVSPMTVTRHLQRGVEQLVTLLQAPNAERLAS
- a CDS encoding peptide ligase PGM1-related protein; this translates as MVEQVLSHSSSQQVEQFQRLQAQLRNRWQSLDGLEDSDGDILVIPSVSLDQRELRKIEGQIHYEERLLFSLIRLWNPRTRLIYVTSQPLPPIVIDYYLQLLPGIPFSHARDRLLLFSTYDSSLKPLTQKILERPRLMERIRKALRPDNSFMICYNSTELERDLAVKLEVPLFALDPELLYWGTKSGSRQIFAECGVPLPDGSERVWNEQDLAQAAADLWERQPNLQRIVVKLNEGFSGEGNAILDLRPLENLVPGKANHAERVIAIRDRFHQLGFQAKAETWSNFSSRIPELGAIVEAFVEGEEKRSPSVQGRITPQGEVEILSTHDQILGGPDGQIFLGCKFPADETYRLRLQDLGLQIGRNLAKKGALERFGIDFMAVRHTDKQGNTDWDLQAIEINLRKGGTTHPFMTLKFLTNGRYDLSTGLFYSQQGRPKYYVASDNLHKERYRGLLPNDLMDIIAHHRLHFDTSTETGTVFHLMGCLSEFGKLGLTSIGDSLQQAEDIYNKVVKVLDEETRTTASAESWVSYCSPPIAWSGTR